A genomic window from Chaetodon auriga isolate fChaAug3 chromosome 13, fChaAug3.hap1, whole genome shotgun sequence includes:
- the lnpa gene encoding endoplasmic reticulum junction formation protein lunapark-A isoform X1, with translation MGAVISRWKAKPSTVEILEGIDKDIQVLEEYGEKYQRQLKIWIGRLLLYSSLLYLITCVIVYFWYLPEQLMGRLILSLPFVIFPLLVWLLRKMLIIIFSRRTEKNNDKLEDLKAQKRKILEEVMETETYKNAKMILERFDPDSKKKMELESTPIGLQMTPKPGQELRQRNVIPKTPPVMVNPVSGVAARPPLASGPTYPGRSSHSAPGGPPERSLSAIAAQQSLMRKPVTPGTPVPGVGMHPPGPPLARPVLPRERGAMDRVIEYLVGDGPQNRYALVCQQCLSHNGMALKEEFEYVAFRCAYCYFLNPARKTRPQAPRLPEVTGELKLSSDAPIPLSGADEDDKQSVPGKTRLADVSAETDTQEPGTPTTTEPSSASDGQTTPESQDLPSEKSDGEHDLSAMEVE, from the exons ATGGGGGCTGTCATTTCACGGTGGAAG GCTAAACCATCCACTGTGGAAATTTTGGAAGGAATCGATAAG GATATACAGGTTCTTGAAGAATATGGTGAGAAGTATCAAAGGCAGCTGAAGATATGGATCGGACGACTGCTTCTGTATTCGTCTCTTCTCTACCTGATCACATGTGTAATCGTGTATTTCTGGTACCTCCCTGAACAGTTGATGGGACGCCTCATATTGTCTCTTCCCTTTGTAATATTTCCATTATT AGTTTGGTTACTTCGAAAAATGCTTATAATAATTTTTTCACgaagaactgaaaaaaata atgaCAAATTAGAGGATCTTAAagcacaaaaaaggaaaata CTTGAAGAAGTTATGGAAACTGAGACGtacaaaaatgctaaaatgattCTGGAGAGATTTGATCCTGATTCCAAGAAGAAAATG GAGCTTGAATCCACTCCTATTGGACTTCAGATGACTCCAAAACCAGGACAAG AGCTCCGCCAGCGTAATGTCATCCCAAAGACCCCTCCAGTGATGGTGAATCCTGTGAGTGGAGTTGCTGCCCGCCCTCCTCTTGCCTCTGGGCCCACCTATCCTGGACGATCTTCCCACTCTGCTCCAGGTGGACCCCCAGAGAGGAGCCTGTCGGCTATAGCTGCTCAGCAGAGCTTGATGAGGAAGCCTGTGACCCCTGGAACACCTGTTCCAGGAGTCG GGATGCACCCCCCAGGCCCGCCCCTGGCCAGACCTGTGCTCCCAAGGGAAAGAGGCGCTATGGACAGAGTCATTGAGTATCTTGTTGGAGACGGCCCCCAGAACAG ATATGCTCTCGTATGTCAGCAGTGTCTGTCTCATAACGGCATGGCGTTAAAAGAGGAATTTGAATATGTTG cctTCAGATGCGCTTATTGTTACTTCTTGAACCCTGCAAGAAAGACCAGGCCTCAGGCACCCAGACTCCCCGAGGTCACTGGCGAACTGAAGCTGTCATCTGATGCACCCATACCATTGTCTGGTGCTGACGAAGATGACAAGCAATCTGTTCCAG GGAAGACCAGGCTTGCTGATGTGTCTGCAGAAACAGACACCCAAGAGCCAGGCACGCCAACAACCACAGAGCCCAGCTCTGCATCAGATGGCCAAACCACGCCAGAGTCACAAGATCTGCCCTCGGAGAAATCTGACGGAGAGCACGATTTGTCCGCCATGGAAGTGGAATGA
- the lnpa gene encoding endoplasmic reticulum junction formation protein lunapark-A isoform X2 — translation MGAVISRWKAKPSTVEILEGIDKDIQVLEEYGEKYQRQLKIWIGRLLLYSSLLYLITCVIVYFWYLPEQLMGRLILSLPFVIFPLLVWLLRKMLIIIFSRRTEKNNDKLEDLKAQKRKILEEVMETETYKNAKMILERFDPDSKKKMELESTPIGLQMTPKPGQELRQRNVIPKTPPVMVNPVSGVAARPPLASGPTYPGRSSHSAPGGPPERSLSAIAAQQSLMRKPVTPGTPVPGVGMHPPGPPLARPVLPRERGAMDRVIEYLVGDGPQNRYALVCQQCLSHNGMALKEEFEYVAFRCAYCYFLNPARKTRPQAPRLPEVTGELKLSSDAPIPLSGADEDDKQSVPETDTQEPGTPTTTEPSSASDGQTTPESQDLPSEKSDGEHDLSAMEVE, via the exons ATGGGGGCTGTCATTTCACGGTGGAAG GCTAAACCATCCACTGTGGAAATTTTGGAAGGAATCGATAAG GATATACAGGTTCTTGAAGAATATGGTGAGAAGTATCAAAGGCAGCTGAAGATATGGATCGGACGACTGCTTCTGTATTCGTCTCTTCTCTACCTGATCACATGTGTAATCGTGTATTTCTGGTACCTCCCTGAACAGTTGATGGGACGCCTCATATTGTCTCTTCCCTTTGTAATATTTCCATTATT AGTTTGGTTACTTCGAAAAATGCTTATAATAATTTTTTCACgaagaactgaaaaaaata atgaCAAATTAGAGGATCTTAAagcacaaaaaaggaaaata CTTGAAGAAGTTATGGAAACTGAGACGtacaaaaatgctaaaatgattCTGGAGAGATTTGATCCTGATTCCAAGAAGAAAATG GAGCTTGAATCCACTCCTATTGGACTTCAGATGACTCCAAAACCAGGACAAG AGCTCCGCCAGCGTAATGTCATCCCAAAGACCCCTCCAGTGATGGTGAATCCTGTGAGTGGAGTTGCTGCCCGCCCTCCTCTTGCCTCTGGGCCCACCTATCCTGGACGATCTTCCCACTCTGCTCCAGGTGGACCCCCAGAGAGGAGCCTGTCGGCTATAGCTGCTCAGCAGAGCTTGATGAGGAAGCCTGTGACCCCTGGAACACCTGTTCCAGGAGTCG GGATGCACCCCCCAGGCCCGCCCCTGGCCAGACCTGTGCTCCCAAGGGAAAGAGGCGCTATGGACAGAGTCATTGAGTATCTTGTTGGAGACGGCCCCCAGAACAG ATATGCTCTCGTATGTCAGCAGTGTCTGTCTCATAACGGCATGGCGTTAAAAGAGGAATTTGAATATGTTG cctTCAGATGCGCTTATTGTTACTTCTTGAACCCTGCAAGAAAGACCAGGCCTCAGGCACCCAGACTCCCCGAGGTCACTGGCGAACTGAAGCTGTCATCTGATGCACCCATACCATTGTCTGGTGCTGACGAAGATGACAAGCAATCTGTTCCAG AAACAGACACCCAAGAGCCAGGCACGCCAACAACCACAGAGCCCAGCTCTGCATCAGATGGCCAAACCACGCCAGAGTCACAAGATCTGCCCTCGGAGAAATCTGACGGAGAGCACGATTTGTCCGCCATGGAAGTGGAATGA